A single window of Aphidius gifuensis isolate YNYX2018 linkage group LG1, ASM1490517v1, whole genome shotgun sequence DNA harbors:
- the LOC122855400 gene encoding dynamin isoform X15 yields MAGNSGMEQLIPIVNKLQDAFTQLGVSMQLDLPQIAVVGGQSAGKSSVLENFVGKDFLPRGSGIVTRRPLILQLINSITESAEFLHCKGKKFVDFDEVRKEIEAETDRVTGNNKGISNIPINLRVYSPNVLNLTLIDLPGLTKVPIGDQPADIENQIKAMIFQFIRKDNCLILAVTPANTDLANSDALKLAKEVDPQGVRTIGVITKLDLMDEGTDARDILENKLLPLRRGYIGVVNRSQKDIEGRKDIKNALAAERKFFLSHPSYRHLADRLGTPFLQRALNQQLTNHIRDTLPALRDRLQKQQLTLEKDVEQYKHFRPDDPAIKTKAMLQMIQQLQSDFERTIEGSGSAQINTMELSGGAKINRLFHERFPFEIVKMEFDEKELRREIAFAIRNIHGIRVGLFTPDMAFEAIVKKQIDRLKEPSLKCVDLVVQELSNVVRICTDRMARYPRLREETERIITSYVRQRDQLCKEQLVLLVDCELAYMNTNHEDFIGFANAAASIYNASAQQSSENAVKAGRHTLGNQVIRKGYMCIHNLGIMKGGSRDYWFVLTSESISWFKDEEEREKKYMLPLDGLKLRDLEQGFMSRRHLFALFNPEGRNVYKDYKQLELSCETQDDVDSWKASFLRAGVYPEKATESANGDGEENKRRGGSEAQSSMDPQLERQVETIRNLVDSYMKIVTKTTRDLVPKTIMHLIINNAKDFINGELLAHLYASGDQSSMMEESQEEAQKREEMLRMYHACKEALRIIGDVSMATVTTPVPPPVKNDWLASAENPRLSPPSPGGPRRGVSQPPAPASARAPPPVPGGGRPAPAIPNRPGPGGAPPPRGQGGALPPPLIPSRRQ; encoded by the exons atggCTGGTAATTCTGGTATGGAGCAATTGAtaccaattgttaataaacttCAGGATGCTTTTACACAACTTGGTGTATCTATGCAACTTGATTTACCACAAATTGCTGTTGTTGGTGGACAAAGTGCTGGTAAAAGTTcagtacttgaaaattttgttggAAA agatTTTCTGCCAAGAGGATCTGGAATCGTCACGAGACGACCATTGATTTTACAACTCATCAACAGTATCACTG aaTCAGCTGAATTTCTTCAttgtaaaggaaaaaaatttgttgattttgatgaagtaagaaaagaaattgaagCTGAAACAGACAGAGTTACTGGAAATAATAAAGGAATATCAAATATTCCAATAAATTTACGTGTTTATTCACCAAATGTATTGAATTTAACACTTATTGATTTACCTGGTTTGACTAAAGTACCAATTGGTGATCAACCAGCTGACattgaaaatcaaataaaagccatgatatttcaatttatcagaaaagataattgtttaatattagcTGTAACACCAGCAAATACTGATTTAGCTAATAGTGATGCACTTAAACTTGCCAAGGAAGTTGATCCTcaag GTGTAAGAACAATTGGTGTTATAACAAAATTGGATTTGATGGATGAAGGTACAGATGCACGTGAtattttggaaaataaattattgccaTTAAGACGAGGCTATATTGGTGTTGTTAATCGTAGTCAAAAAGATATTGAAGGAagaaaagatattaaaaatgcacTTGCTgctgaaagaaaatttttccttAGTCATCCATCTTATCGACATCTTGCTGATAGACTTGGTACACCATTTTTACAACGTgcattaaatcaacaattaacaAATCACATACGTGATACATTACCAGCATTACGTGATCGATTACAAAAACAACAGCTTACACTTGAAAAAGATGTTGAacaatataaacattttagacCTGATGATCCAGCCATTAAAACAAAAGCAATGTTACA aatgaTTCAACAGCTTCAGTCAGATTTTGAAAGAACAATTGAAGGTTCTGGCTCAGCCCAGATAAATACAATGGAATTAAGTGGTGGTGCAAAAATAAATCGATTGTTTCATGAAAGATTTCCATTTGAAATTGTCAAAATGgaatttgatgaaaaagaatTACGAAGAGAAATTGCATTTGCAATCAGAAATATTCAtg gTATTAGGGTTGGTTTATTCACACCTGATATGGCATTTGAAGCAATtgtcaaaaaacaaattgatcgTCTCAAAGAACCAAGTCTAAAATGTGTTGATCTAGTCGTGCAAGAACTCAGCAATGTAGTACGCATTTGTACTGATCGA atgGCACGCTATCCAAGATTACGAGAAGAAACTGAGAGAATAATAACAAGCTATGTAAGACAACGTGATCAATTGTGCAAGGAACAACTGGTCCTCTTGGTTGATTGTGAACTTGCATATATGAATACTAATCATGAAGATTTTATTGGATTTGCCAA CGCGGCGGCCAGTATCTATAACGCAAG tGCTCAACAATCATCAGAAAATGCTGTTAAAGCTGGTCGACATACACTTGGTAATCAAGTCATACGCAAGGGTTATATGTGTATTCATAATTTGGGTATTATGAAAGGTGGATCAAGAGATTATTGGTTTGTCTTGACATCTGAGAGTATTTCATGGTTTAAAGATGAAGAa gaacgtgaaaaaaaatatatgctaCCACTTGATGGATTAAAACTTCGTGATCTTGAACAAGGTTTTATGTCACGACGACATTTATTTGCATTATTTAATCCAGAAGGACGAAATGTTTATAAAGACTATAAACAACTTGAATTGAGTTGTGAGACTCAGGATGATGTTGATTCATGGAAGGCTTCATTTCTCAGAGCTGGTGTTTATCCAGAAAAAGCAACAGAGTCAGCCAACGGTGATGgcgag gaaAATAAACGTCGG ggTGGATCTGAAGCACAATCATCAATGGATCCACAATTGGAACGACAAGTTGAAACAATAAGAAATTTAGTTGATTCttatatgaaaattgttaCAAAAACAACACGTGATCTTGTACCAAAAACAATTAtgcatttaattataaataatgctAAAGATTTTATAAATGGTGAATTATTGGCACATCTTTATGCAAGTGGTGATCAA tcatCAATGATGGAAGAATCACAAGAAGAAGCCCAAAAACGTGAAGAAATGTTACGAATGTATCATGCATGCAAAGAAGCACTTCGAATAATTGGTGACGTATCAATGGCAACTGTAACAACACCAGTACCACCACCAGTCAAAAATGATTGGCTTGCATCGGCAGAAAATCCAAG ATTATCACCACCATCACCTGGTGGACCAAGACGAGGAGTTAGTCAACCACCAGCACCAGCAAGTGCACGTGCACCACCACCAGTACCAGGTGGTGGAAGACCAGCACCAGCAATTCCAAATAGACCTGGACCTGGTGGTGCACCACCACCACGTGGACAAGGTGGAGCTTTACCACCACCACTCATTCCATc GCGCCGACAATAA
- the LOC122855400 gene encoding dynamin isoform X6, with the protein MAGNSGMEQLIPIVNKLQDAFTQLGVSMQLDLPQIAVVGGQSAGKSSVLENFVGKDFLPRGSGIVTRRPLILQLINSITESAEFLHCKGKKFVDFDEVRKEIEAETDRVTGNNKGISNIPINLRVYSPNVLNLTLIDLPGLTKVPIGDQPADIENQIKAMIFQFIRKDNCLILAVTPANTDLANSDALKLAKEVDPQGVRTIGVITKLDLMDEGTDARDILENKLLPLRRGYIGVVNRSQKDIEGRKDIKNALAAERKFFLSHPSYRHLADRLGTPFLQRALNQQLTNHIRDTLPALRDRLQKQQLTLEKDVEQYKHFRPDDPAIKTKAMLQMIQQLQSDFERTIEGSGSAQINTMELSGGAKINRLFHERFPFEIVKMEFDEKELRREIAFAIRNIHGIRVGLFTPDMAFEAIVKKQIDRLKEPSLKCVDLVVQELSNVVRICTDRMARYPRLREETERIITSYVRQRDQLCKEQLVLLVDCELAYMNTNHEDFIGFANAQQSSENAVKAGRHTLGNQVIRKGYMCIHNLGIMKGGSRDYWFVLTSESISWFKDEEEREKKYMLPLDGLKLRDLEQGFMSRRHLFALFNPEGRNVYKDYKQLELSCETQDDVDSWKASFLRAGVYPEKATESANGDGEENKRRGGSEAQSSMDPQLERQVETIRNLVDSYMKIVTKTTRDLVPKTIMHLIINNAKDFINGELLAHLYASGDQSSMMEESQEEAQKREEMLRMYHACKEALRIIGDVSMATVTTPVPPPVKNDWLASAENPSYGLSPPSPGGPRRGVSQPPAPASARAPPPVPGGGRPAPAIPNRPGPGGAPPPRGQGGALPPPLIPSRGGLQQRVTQAATQAAANAAVNELMDAFRIKRPVPNIPPRIPDRPYSGRLN; encoded by the exons atggCTGGTAATTCTGGTATGGAGCAATTGAtaccaattgttaataaacttCAGGATGCTTTTACACAACTTGGTGTATCTATGCAACTTGATTTACCACAAATTGCTGTTGTTGGTGGACAAAGTGCTGGTAAAAGTTcagtacttgaaaattttgttggAAA agatTTTCTGCCAAGAGGATCTGGAATCGTCACGAGACGACCATTGATTTTACAACTCATCAACAGTATCACTG aaTCAGCTGAATTTCTTCAttgtaaaggaaaaaaatttgttgattttgatgaagtaagaaaagaaattgaagCTGAAACAGACAGAGTTACTGGAAATAATAAAGGAATATCAAATATTCCAATAAATTTACGTGTTTATTCACCAAATGTATTGAATTTAACACTTATTGATTTACCTGGTTTGACTAAAGTACCAATTGGTGATCAACCAGCTGACattgaaaatcaaataaaagccatgatatttcaatttatcagaaaagataattgtttaatattagcTGTAACACCAGCAAATACTGATTTAGCTAATAGTGATGCACTTAAACTTGCCAAGGAAGTTGATCCTcaag GTGTAAGAACAATTGGTGTTATAACAAAATTGGATTTGATGGATGAAGGTACAGATGCACGTGAtattttggaaaataaattattgccaTTAAGACGAGGCTATATTGGTGTTGTTAATCGTAGTCAAAAAGATATTGAAGGAagaaaagatattaaaaatgcacTTGCTgctgaaagaaaatttttccttAGTCATCCATCTTATCGACATCTTGCTGATAGACTTGGTACACCATTTTTACAACGTgcattaaatcaacaattaacaAATCACATACGTGATACATTACCAGCATTACGTGATCGATTACAAAAACAACAGCTTACACTTGAAAAAGATGTTGAacaatataaacattttagacCTGATGATCCAGCCATTAAAACAAAAGCAATGTTACA aatgaTTCAACAGCTTCAGTCAGATTTTGAAAGAACAATTGAAGGTTCTGGCTCAGCCCAGATAAATACAATGGAATTAAGTGGTGGTGCAAAAATAAATCGATTGTTTCATGAAAGATTTCCATTTGAAATTGTCAAAATGgaatttgatgaaaaagaatTACGAAGAGAAATTGCATTTGCAATCAGAAATATTCAtg gTATTAGGGTTGGTTTATTCACACCTGATATGGCATTTGAAGCAATtgtcaaaaaacaaattgatcgTCTCAAAGAACCAAGTCTAAAATGTGTTGATCTAGTCGTGCAAGAACTCAGCAATGTAGTACGCATTTGTACTGATCGA atgGCACGCTATCCAAGATTACGAGAAGAAACTGAGAGAATAATAACAAGCTATGTAAGACAACGTGATCAATTGTGCAAGGAACAACTGGTCCTCTTGGTTGATTGTGAACTTGCATATATGAATACTAATCATGAAGATTTTATTGGATTTGCCAA tGCTCAACAATCATCAGAAAATGCTGTTAAAGCTGGTCGACATACACTTGGTAATCAAGTCATACGCAAGGGTTATATGTGTATTCATAATTTGGGTATTATGAAAGGTGGATCAAGAGATTATTGGTTTGTCTTGACATCTGAGAGTATTTCATGGTTTAAAGATGAAGAa gaacgtgaaaaaaaatatatgctaCCACTTGATGGATTAAAACTTCGTGATCTTGAACAAGGTTTTATGTCACGACGACATTTATTTGCATTATTTAATCCAGAAGGACGAAATGTTTATAAAGACTATAAACAACTTGAATTGAGTTGTGAGACTCAGGATGATGTTGATTCATGGAAGGCTTCATTTCTCAGAGCTGGTGTTTATCCAGAAAAAGCAACAGAGTCAGCCAACGGTGATGgcgag gaaAATAAACGTCGG ggTGGATCTGAAGCACAATCATCAATGGATCCACAATTGGAACGACAAGTTGAAACAATAAGAAATTTAGTTGATTCttatatgaaaattgttaCAAAAACAACACGTGATCTTGTACCAAAAACAATTAtgcatttaattataaataatgctAAAGATTTTATAAATGGTGAATTATTGGCACATCTTTATGCAAGTGGTGATCAA tcatCAATGATGGAAGAATCACAAGAAGAAGCCCAAAAACGTGAAGAAATGTTACGAATGTATCATGCATGCAAAGAAGCACTTCGAATAATTGGTGACGTATCAATGGCAACTGTAACAACACCAGTACCACCACCAGTCAAAAATGATTGGCTTGCATCGGCAGAAAATCCAAG TTACGG ATTATCACCACCATCACCTGGTGGACCAAGACGAGGAGTTAGTCAACCACCAGCACCAGCAAGTGCACGTGCACCACCACCAGTACCAGGTGGTGGAAGACCAGCACCAGCAATTCCAAATAGACCTGGACCTGGTGGTGCACCACCACCACGTGGACAAGGTGGAGCTTTACCACCACCACTCATTCCATc TCGTGGTGGCCTGCAACAGAGAGTGACACAGGCAGCAACACAAGCCGCTGCAAATGCTGCTGTGAACGAGTTAATGGATGCATTCCGgatcaa gCGACCAGTACCCAATATTCCTCCCCGAATTCCCGACAGACCGTATTCAGGCCGACTTAATTGA
- the LOC122855400 gene encoding dynamin isoform X9, with the protein MAGNSGMEQLIPIVNKLQDAFTQLGVSMQLDLPQIAVVGGQSAGKSSVLENFVGKDFLPRGSGIVTRRPLILQLINSITESAEFLHCKGKKFVDFDEVRKEIEAETDRVTGNNKGISNIPINLRVYSPNVLNLTLIDLPGLTKVPIGDQPADIENQIKAMIFQFIRKDNCLILAVTPANTDLANSDALKLAKEVDPQGVRTIGVITKLDLMDEGTDARDILENKLLPLRRGYIGVVNRSQKDIEGRKDIKNALAAERKFFLSHPSYRHLADRLGTPFLQRALNQQLTNHIRDTLPALRDRLQKQQLTLEKDVEQYKHFRPDDPAIKTKAMLQMIQQLQSDFERTIEGSGSAQINTMELSGGAKINRLFHERFPFEIVKMEFDEKELRREIAFAIRNIHGIRVGLFTPDMAFEAIVKKQIDRLKEPSLKCVDLVVQELSNVVRICTDRMARYPRLREETERIITSYVRQRDQLCKEQLVLLVDCELAYMNTNHEDFIGFANAQQSSENAVKAGRHTLGNQVIRKGYMCIHNLGIMKGGSRDYWFVLTSESISWFKDEEEREKKYMLPLDGLKLRDLEQGFMSRRHLFALFNPEGRNVYKDYKQLELSCETQDDVDSWKASFLRAGVYPEKATESANGDGEGGSEAQSSMDPQLERQVETIRNLVDSYMKIVTKTTRDLVPKTIMHLIINNAKDFINGELLAHLYASGDQSSMMEESQEEAQKREEMLRMYHACKEALRIIGDVSMATVTTPVPPPVKNDWLASAENPRLSPPSPGGPRRGVSQPPAPASARAPPPVPGGGRPAPAIPNRPGPGGAPPPRGQGGALPPPLIPSRGGLQQRVTQAATQAAANAAVNELMDAFRIKRPVPNIPPRIPDRPYSGRLN; encoded by the exons atggCTGGTAATTCTGGTATGGAGCAATTGAtaccaattgttaataaacttCAGGATGCTTTTACACAACTTGGTGTATCTATGCAACTTGATTTACCACAAATTGCTGTTGTTGGTGGACAAAGTGCTGGTAAAAGTTcagtacttgaaaattttgttggAAA agatTTTCTGCCAAGAGGATCTGGAATCGTCACGAGACGACCATTGATTTTACAACTCATCAACAGTATCACTG aaTCAGCTGAATTTCTTCAttgtaaaggaaaaaaatttgttgattttgatgaagtaagaaaagaaattgaagCTGAAACAGACAGAGTTACTGGAAATAATAAAGGAATATCAAATATTCCAATAAATTTACGTGTTTATTCACCAAATGTATTGAATTTAACACTTATTGATTTACCTGGTTTGACTAAAGTACCAATTGGTGATCAACCAGCTGACattgaaaatcaaataaaagccatgatatttcaatttatcagaaaagataattgtttaatattagcTGTAACACCAGCAAATACTGATTTAGCTAATAGTGATGCACTTAAACTTGCCAAGGAAGTTGATCCTcaag GTGTAAGAACAATTGGTGTTATAACAAAATTGGATTTGATGGATGAAGGTACAGATGCACGTGAtattttggaaaataaattattgccaTTAAGACGAGGCTATATTGGTGTTGTTAATCGTAGTCAAAAAGATATTGAAGGAagaaaagatattaaaaatgcacTTGCTgctgaaagaaaatttttccttAGTCATCCATCTTATCGACATCTTGCTGATAGACTTGGTACACCATTTTTACAACGTgcattaaatcaacaattaacaAATCACATACGTGATACATTACCAGCATTACGTGATCGATTACAAAAACAACAGCTTACACTTGAAAAAGATGTTGAacaatataaacattttagacCTGATGATCCAGCCATTAAAACAAAAGCAATGTTACA aatgaTTCAACAGCTTCAGTCAGATTTTGAAAGAACAATTGAAGGTTCTGGCTCAGCCCAGATAAATACAATGGAATTAAGTGGTGGTGCAAAAATAAATCGATTGTTTCATGAAAGATTTCCATTTGAAATTGTCAAAATGgaatttgatgaaaaagaatTACGAAGAGAAATTGCATTTGCAATCAGAAATATTCAtg gTATTAGGGTTGGTTTATTCACACCTGATATGGCATTTGAAGCAATtgtcaaaaaacaaattgatcgTCTCAAAGAACCAAGTCTAAAATGTGTTGATCTAGTCGTGCAAGAACTCAGCAATGTAGTACGCATTTGTACTGATCGA atgGCACGCTATCCAAGATTACGAGAAGAAACTGAGAGAATAATAACAAGCTATGTAAGACAACGTGATCAATTGTGCAAGGAACAACTGGTCCTCTTGGTTGATTGTGAACTTGCATATATGAATACTAATCATGAAGATTTTATTGGATTTGCCAA tGCTCAACAATCATCAGAAAATGCTGTTAAAGCTGGTCGACATACACTTGGTAATCAAGTCATACGCAAGGGTTATATGTGTATTCATAATTTGGGTATTATGAAAGGTGGATCAAGAGATTATTGGTTTGTCTTGACATCTGAGAGTATTTCATGGTTTAAAGATGAAGAa gaacgtgaaaaaaaatatatgctaCCACTTGATGGATTAAAACTTCGTGATCTTGAACAAGGTTTTATGTCACGACGACATTTATTTGCATTATTTAATCCAGAAGGACGAAATGTTTATAAAGACTATAAACAACTTGAATTGAGTTGTGAGACTCAGGATGATGTTGATTCATGGAAGGCTTCATTTCTCAGAGCTGGTGTTTATCCAGAAAAAGCAACAGAGTCAGCCAACGGTGATGgcgag ggTGGATCTGAAGCACAATCATCAATGGATCCACAATTGGAACGACAAGTTGAAACAATAAGAAATTTAGTTGATTCttatatgaaaattgttaCAAAAACAACACGTGATCTTGTACCAAAAACAATTAtgcatttaattataaataatgctAAAGATTTTATAAATGGTGAATTATTGGCACATCTTTATGCAAGTGGTGATCAA tcatCAATGATGGAAGAATCACAAGAAGAAGCCCAAAAACGTGAAGAAATGTTACGAATGTATCATGCATGCAAAGAAGCACTTCGAATAATTGGTGACGTATCAATGGCAACTGTAACAACACCAGTACCACCACCAGTCAAAAATGATTGGCTTGCATCGGCAGAAAATCCAAG ATTATCACCACCATCACCTGGTGGACCAAGACGAGGAGTTAGTCAACCACCAGCACCAGCAAGTGCACGTGCACCACCACCAGTACCAGGTGGTGGAAGACCAGCACCAGCAATTCCAAATAGACCTGGACCTGGTGGTGCACCACCACCACGTGGACAAGGTGGAGCTTTACCACCACCACTCATTCCATc TCGTGGTGGCCTGCAACAGAGAGTGACACAGGCAGCAACACAAGCCGCTGCAAATGCTGCTGTGAACGAGTTAATGGATGCATTCCGgatcaa gCGACCAGTACCCAATATTCCTCCCCGAATTCCCGACAGACCGTATTCAGGCCGACTTAATTGA
- the LOC122855400 gene encoding dynamin isoform X17, with protein MAGNSGMEQLIPIVNKLQDAFTQLGVSMQLDLPQIAVVGGQSAGKSSVLENFVGKDFLPRGSGIVTRRPLILQLINSITESAEFLHCKGKKFVDFDEVRKEIEAETDRVTGNNKGISNIPINLRVYSPNVLNLTLIDLPGLTKVPIGDQPADIENQIKAMIFQFIRKDNCLILAVTPANTDLANSDALKLAKEVDPQGVRTIGVITKLDLMDEGTDARDILENKLLPLRRGYIGVVNRSQKDIEGRKDIKNALAAERKFFLSHPSYRHLADRLGTPFLQRALNQQLTNHIRDTLPALRDRLQKQQLTLEKDVEQYKHFRPDDPAIKTKAMLQMIQQLQSDFERTIEGSGSAQINTMELSGGAKINRLFHERFPFEIVKMEFDEKELRREIAFAIRNIHGIRVGLFTPDMAFEAIVKKQIDRLKEPSLKCVDLVVQELSNVVRICTDRMARYPRLREETERIITSYVRQRDQLCKEQLVLLVDCELAYMNTNHEDFIGFANAAASIYNASAQQSSENAVKAGRHTLGNQVIRKGYMCIHNLGIMKGGSRDYWFVLTSESISWFKDEEEREKKYMLPLDGLKLRDLEQGFMSRRHLFALFNPEGRNVYKDYKQLELSCETQDDVDSWKASFLRAGVYPEKATESANGDGEGGSEAQSSMDPQLERQVETIRNLVDSYMKIVTKTTRDLVPKTIMHLIINNAKDFINGELLAHLYASGDQSSMMEESQEEAQKREEMLRMYHACKEALRIIGDVSMATVTTPVPPPVKNDWLASAENPRLSPPSPGGPRRGVSQPPAPASARAPPPVPGGGRPAPAIPNRPGPGGAPPPRGQGGALPPPLIPSRRQ; from the exons atggCTGGTAATTCTGGTATGGAGCAATTGAtaccaattgttaataaacttCAGGATGCTTTTACACAACTTGGTGTATCTATGCAACTTGATTTACCACAAATTGCTGTTGTTGGTGGACAAAGTGCTGGTAAAAGTTcagtacttgaaaattttgttggAAA agatTTTCTGCCAAGAGGATCTGGAATCGTCACGAGACGACCATTGATTTTACAACTCATCAACAGTATCACTG aaTCAGCTGAATTTCTTCAttgtaaaggaaaaaaatttgttgattttgatgaagtaagaaaagaaattgaagCTGAAACAGACAGAGTTACTGGAAATAATAAAGGAATATCAAATATTCCAATAAATTTACGTGTTTATTCACCAAATGTATTGAATTTAACACTTATTGATTTACCTGGTTTGACTAAAGTACCAATTGGTGATCAACCAGCTGACattgaaaatcaaataaaagccatgatatttcaatttatcagaaaagataattgtttaatattagcTGTAACACCAGCAAATACTGATTTAGCTAATAGTGATGCACTTAAACTTGCCAAGGAAGTTGATCCTcaag GTGTAAGAACAATTGGTGTTATAACAAAATTGGATTTGATGGATGAAGGTACAGATGCACGTGAtattttggaaaataaattattgccaTTAAGACGAGGCTATATTGGTGTTGTTAATCGTAGTCAAAAAGATATTGAAGGAagaaaagatattaaaaatgcacTTGCTgctgaaagaaaatttttccttAGTCATCCATCTTATCGACATCTTGCTGATAGACTTGGTACACCATTTTTACAACGTgcattaaatcaacaattaacaAATCACATACGTGATACATTACCAGCATTACGTGATCGATTACAAAAACAACAGCTTACACTTGAAAAAGATGTTGAacaatataaacattttagacCTGATGATCCAGCCATTAAAACAAAAGCAATGTTACA aatgaTTCAACAGCTTCAGTCAGATTTTGAAAGAACAATTGAAGGTTCTGGCTCAGCCCAGATAAATACAATGGAATTAAGTGGTGGTGCAAAAATAAATCGATTGTTTCATGAAAGATTTCCATTTGAAATTGTCAAAATGgaatttgatgaaaaagaatTACGAAGAGAAATTGCATTTGCAATCAGAAATATTCAtg gTATTAGGGTTGGTTTATTCACACCTGATATGGCATTTGAAGCAATtgtcaaaaaacaaattgatcgTCTCAAAGAACCAAGTCTAAAATGTGTTGATCTAGTCGTGCAAGAACTCAGCAATGTAGTACGCATTTGTACTGATCGA atgGCACGCTATCCAAGATTACGAGAAGAAACTGAGAGAATAATAACAAGCTATGTAAGACAACGTGATCAATTGTGCAAGGAACAACTGGTCCTCTTGGTTGATTGTGAACTTGCATATATGAATACTAATCATGAAGATTTTATTGGATTTGCCAA CGCGGCGGCCAGTATCTATAACGCAAG tGCTCAACAATCATCAGAAAATGCTGTTAAAGCTGGTCGACATACACTTGGTAATCAAGTCATACGCAAGGGTTATATGTGTATTCATAATTTGGGTATTATGAAAGGTGGATCAAGAGATTATTGGTTTGTCTTGACATCTGAGAGTATTTCATGGTTTAAAGATGAAGAa gaacgtgaaaaaaaatatatgctaCCACTTGATGGATTAAAACTTCGTGATCTTGAACAAGGTTTTATGTCACGACGACATTTATTTGCATTATTTAATCCAGAAGGACGAAATGTTTATAAAGACTATAAACAACTTGAATTGAGTTGTGAGACTCAGGATGATGTTGATTCATGGAAGGCTTCATTTCTCAGAGCTGGTGTTTATCCAGAAAAAGCAACAGAGTCAGCCAACGGTGATGgcgag ggTGGATCTGAAGCACAATCATCAATGGATCCACAATTGGAACGACAAGTTGAAACAATAAGAAATTTAGTTGATTCttatatgaaaattgttaCAAAAACAACACGTGATCTTGTACCAAAAACAATTAtgcatttaattataaataatgctAAAGATTTTATAAATGGTGAATTATTGGCACATCTTTATGCAAGTGGTGATCAA tcatCAATGATGGAAGAATCACAAGAAGAAGCCCAAAAACGTGAAGAAATGTTACGAATGTATCATGCATGCAAAGAAGCACTTCGAATAATTGGTGACGTATCAATGGCAACTGTAACAACACCAGTACCACCACCAGTCAAAAATGATTGGCTTGCATCGGCAGAAAATCCAAG ATTATCACCACCATCACCTGGTGGACCAAGACGAGGAGTTAGTCAACCACCAGCACCAGCAAGTGCACGTGCACCACCACCAGTACCAGGTGGTGGAAGACCAGCACCAGCAATTCCAAATAGACCTGGACCTGGTGGTGCACCACCACCACGTGGACAAGGTGGAGCTTTACCACCACCACTCATTCCATc GCGCCGACAATAA